The Streptomyces sp. NBC_00162 sequence CACGTGATCTCCCAGCGGCGGCTCGGAGCCGCGACGCCGGAACGCCTCGGCTGATCATGGCCGGGCGACAGCTCGAACAGCATGACCGGCCGCCTGAGATCGTCTGGTACCCCGGTGGGACGCGCCCGGCGCCGAGCGGTGGTGTCACCCGAAAGCGCCGCCATCGGGGGCCACTCGGCCCTGGTGGGCGTCCTGCGCGGGCAGGAACCGGTCCAGGTGGTGGCGCAGGACGGCGGCGGGCGCCTGGGTGACGATGTGAAAGGTCCGGCTGGCCTCATCGGTGGGCAGCGACTCCGTCAGTAGCGCCTCGGTCATCGCCCGCGGGCCGGGATCGGGGCCCGCAGTCGCGCCATGACCCGGGCGCCGAGGCCCTCGGCCAGGTGCTGGAGCGGGACTCGGTCGACGCCGCGTAGGTCAACGGGCGGCGGCCCGGGCCGTACAACTGCGGGCGACCTCGGCGGCGAAGGCCCGGGCCGGCGGGGCGAGTGCGGACCAGCGGCGGACCGCCCAGCCGACGGCGAGCGGCGGCAGGGCCGGGATCGGGACCAGGCGCAGCGGGCCGTCGGTGCCGGGGACCCGCCAGCCGGGCAGCGCGGGTACGACGGCGTGGCCCAGGCCCAGTTCGGCGAGGAGCAGGGCGGTGTCCCAGTCCGCCACGCTGGTGTCGGAGCGGACCCGGATGCCGGCTTCGGCGAACGCGGCGTCGAGGCGGGCGCGGGAGGCGGAGTTCTCCGGCAGCCGGACATGGCGGATTCCCGAGAGGTCGGCGAGCTCGATCCGGGGGCGGGCGGCGAGGGAATCGTCCGCGCCGACCGCGAGCACCCAGGGAAGTTCCATCACGGGGCGCTGCTCGATGCCGCGGACCGGGGCGCCGATGGTGATCCAGGCCAGGTCGAGGTCGTCGGCGGCGAGGGCGTCGAAGCAGCTACGGCTGGAGTTCTCGGTCTGGAACTCCAGGCTCACTCCGGGGTGCCGGCGGCGGAAGGTGACGACAGCCTCGGACATGAAGTGCCGGACGGTGGTCGCGCCGGTGGTGACGCGCACCGAGCCACCGCCTCCCCGTACGAGGTCGTCCAGGCGGCGCAGGGCGCCGTCGAGGCCGGCGATGCCGTCGGCGGCGGCCGCTTGCAGGATGCGGCCGGCCTCGGTGGGCACCACCCCGCGGGCGTGGCGCTCCAGCAGGGTCGCGCCGGTCTGCTTCTCCAGGCGGCGTACGTGCTGGCTGACGGCGGACTGGGTGCGGCCGAGGTCGCGGGCCACGGCACTGAGGCTGCCGGCGCGGCAGACGGCCACGAACACGCGGAGGTCGTCGAGAGTCATGGGATCCAAGCTATCGCTTGGATGTGGGGAGCAAATCGGTGGATTGACTTGGGTGTCGGGCCGGATCAAGATCGATGCAGGGCCCGGGCGGCAACCCGTCCCGCGTCTTCGCCACGGGGTCCGGACCCCAGGCGCGGACGGGGGACGGGTGTCGACCCACCACATCGTGAAAGGACGCGCCCGTGTCGGATCGAGCCGTCACATGGCTGCGGGAACTCGGCGCCGAACGCATCGCGCATCCCGGCGGAACCCTCCTCGCCCACCTGGGGCGCGTCCGGGAGCTGCTCGCCTCCTGGGGAGCGCGACCCGCGCTCCAACAGGCCGGTCTGTGCCACGCGTTCTACGGGACGGACGGTTTCGCGACCGCCCTGCTGCCGCTCTCGCGGCGGGCCGAGCTGGCCGCGGTGATCGGCGCGGAGGCCGAGGGGATCGTGTACTTCTACGCCGCCTGCGACCGGGCGGCGTCCTATCCGACGCTCGGCGAGGGGGAGGCGGCCTTCCGCGACCGGTTCACCGGTCGCGTCCACTCCCCCGCCCTGGAGCTGCGCCGGGACTTCGCCGAGCTGTCGGCGGCCAATGAGCTCGACCTCGCACGGATCGACCCGGCCTTCCGGGAGGCGTGGGGCGCCGAACTGCTCGCGCTCTTCGGCCGGTTCCGCGGTCTGCTGAGCGAGCCGGCCTGGCGGGAGTGCCAGGCCGGGCTCGTCGGGTGAACGGGTCAGGGGGTGAAGGTCCAGCGCTGGGCCGGGGTGTTGTCGCAGGCGGCGCGGGTGAGGAGGGTGCCGTTGGCGGTGCCGGATCCGGCCGGGGTGAGGCATTGGCCGGCGGTGCGCAGGGTGCTCTGGGGGCCCGCCTGCCAGGTCTGGCCGGCGCTTCCGTCGCAGGTCCGGATCGTCACGCGTGCGGCGTCGGCGCCGTCCAGGCAGACGCCGGCGAGACCGGTGAGGCGGCCGTCGCTCTGGAGGGTCCAGCGTTGGTTCGGGCCGCCGTGGCAGGTGTAGAGGGTGGGTTCGGTGCCCGGGGTGGTGGCGCTGTGCGGCAGGTCCACGCAGCTCGCGGAGGCCGCGTTGACGAGGGTGGCGTCGGCCGGGAGCGGGGCCGGGCGTCCGGTGAGGGTGATCTCGGCGGCGCTGGTCCACGGGCCGCGCCCACCGGCCTCGGTCAGGGCTTTCAGCCTCAGGTAGCGGCCGCTCTTCACGGACAGGGCGGCGCTCTTGGCGGCCGCCGTGTCGGCGAAGGTGCCGCTCGCCACGGGTGAGCCCCAGTCTGCGGTGGTGTCGGAGACGTAGACCTCGTAGTCGCCGATGCGGCCGTTGACCCCGCTGTCCTGCCGGGGCAGGTAGCCGAGGCCGTCCACCGCGTAGCGGGCGCCGAGGTCGAGCTGGATCTCGTGCGGGAGCGCGGCCGGCTTCCCGGAGGACCAGGCGGTGTGCCACAGCGTGGCCGGGTTGCCGTCGAAGGCGTTGGCCGCGGCGCCGTTCTCGGCGGCGGTCTCCTGGCTGTCGGCCGAGACCAGGGACCAGCCCGACTGCGCGATGGGGCTGGAGGAGGGCAGGGCGCCGGCCGCCGGGATGGTGGTGCCGGTGGCAGAGACGCTGAACGCGCCCGGCTTCGCACCCGTCTTGACCCACAGGACGCCGGAGCGGTCCGACGGGTCGAAGAACCAGCCCGAGGCGGCCGCGTCGTAGGCGGCCTTGGACGTCAGGCGGGCCAGGGCGGCCCCGTCCGCGGTGAGGGCGGTGGGTGCGGAGGCCACGTGGAGGGTGAACTCGTAACCCCGGGAGGCCGGTTTGCCGGTGTAGCTGCCGGTGGGGGCTCCGACCGAGACGGTGACCGTGCCGGTGCCCGACGCCGGGGCGGTGACGTCGACCTGCTGGCGGGCGAAGGCGCCGGACTGGTGGGCGCGGGTGCGGCCGTCGTCCTCGTAGAGGCTGAAGGAGGAACTGCCGCGCGGGTGGATGTCGTAAGTGAGGGTGGAGACGGCCTTCTCCCCCGTGTAGTTCATCTGCGGCCACATCGGCACGATGGCGCCGCCCTTGACGAAGAGCGGCAGGGTGTCGAGCGGGGCCTGGTAGCCGTTGAGCCAGCCCGGGCCCGCGTAGGTGCGGCCCGTCCAGTAGTCCGTCCAGGTGCCGGCGGGGAGGTAGATCCCGTCCCGTACGGAGGTGTCGGAGACGACGGGCGCGACGAGGAGGGAGTCTCCGGCCATGAACTGGCCGCTGGTGAGGTTCCCGCGGGCCACCGGGTCGTCGGGGTATTCGAGGACCATCGCGCGGGTGCTGGGCACGCCGGTCTCGTTCGCGGTCTTGCTCATCGTGTAGAGGTACGGCATCAGCCGCATCTTGAGCTGGAGGTACTTGCGGTTGATGGACAGGTACGGCTCGGCGAAGCGCCAGGGCTGCTTGTCCTGGTAACCGGCCGAGGGACCGGTCGCGCCCCAGCCGGACATGGTCATGAAGGCGGGGGTGAAGGCCTTCCACTGGAGGTCGCGGGTGTAGGTCTTGGGGCTGCCGCCGAAGATGCCGTCGACGTCGCCGGAGGCGTAGTTCAGGGCCGAGAGGCCCGCGCCGGTGATGGCGGGGACATGCCAGCGCATGTCGTCCCAGGTGCCGTTGGTGTCGCCGGTCCAGACGACGGCGTTGCGCTGGGTGCCGGCCCAGCCGTCGACGGTCCAGACGTAGCGCCGGGCGTCGGAGTTCTTCTCGATCCCGTCGACGGCCTGCTGAACCCCGTTGAAGGCGTACTTGTAGCCGCTGCCGATCCAGGCAACGTCGGTCTTCACGCCGCGGCTGCCGGCCGTTCCCACCTCGTCGCCGATGGAGCCGAGTCCGGTGGAGGTCCACAGGCCGGTCTGGAAGCCCTTGGCCTTCAGCGCGTCCACCGTCGACTTGAGGGGCGCGGTGTAGCCGCAGCCGTAGCCGTCGTTGGGCAGGAACCAGCCCGAGGGCATGTCGGCGGCGCGGGCGTCGGCCGCGTACCCGACGACGTCCGGGGTGGTCTGGTGGCGGAGCCGGTTGTGGTCACCCTGGTAGTCGGGGTTGGAGGCGTTGAAGCAGTCGGCGTTGCCCAGCTCGAAGCCCCACATCGGCGCCATGAACGGCTTGCCGCTGACGTCGGTGTACGCGTCGAGCACGGACTTGAGGGAGTCGCCGGTGAAGTACCAGGCGTCGAACCGGCTCTCGTTGTGGGTGAGGGAGGTGGGCGCGTTGAAGGCGTAGGAGCCCGGGGCCCAGGTGTTGCGCATGACGCCGTAGCCGTTGGTCGACATGTAGAAGGGGGCGGGGCTGGCGTTGTTGTTCTCGCGCCACTTGTTGTCGACCGCGACGGGGACGGTCTTGCCGCGCAGCGCCCATTCGCCCAGGCGCAGGCCGGTGCCGTAGAACTGCTCGTCCGCGCCCCGGGCCAGGTACTGGGTGGTCTGGCTGCCGGTCCAGCTGGTGGGCTGTGTCTCCTGCCAGACGAGGGTGGTGTTGTCGGCCCGGTAGACGGAGAACCGGAGGGGGACTTGTTGACCCGGATGGACAGGGCTCCGGTGCTGATCCGGTAGTACGCGCCCGCGTCGGTCGAGCTCGTCGTGACGGGACCGAAGTCGGTGGTGGGCGCGAGGTCGGTGCCGGCCGGGTCGTTGGTGAAGGCCCCGTCGGGCGAGAGCCAGAGCCGGAAGATGTCGGCCCGGGCGACGACCACACGGGCCTTGGCGCCGCTGGAGGCCGTGACGGTGAAGGTGTTCCCGGCCTGGCTGAAGCCGGTGACGTTGCCGGCCGTGGCCGTGGCTCCGGCGGGGGCAGCGGCGGCGGGCGAGGCGACCGGTCCGGCGGCGGCCAGGCCCGCGACGGCGAGAGCGGCGGCGAGCAGGGCGGCCCGGGTGCGCCGCAGCCGGGGTGGGGTGGCGGTCCTGCTCATCGCCCTGGCCTTGCTCATCACCCTGGCCCGGGCCCTGGTCCTGGTCCTGGTCCTGCGGATGCCTGGCAGTCTCATGGGGCAGCTCCTCGTGCGGTCCGGATCACGGACACACCGACTTGGCATGCACCTGGCAAGATAGCGCCCGAGCGGGCCCCACTGAAGGATGATGCTCGAAATCTCTCTCTATCACGCAACTTTGAGCATGGAGGTGGCTCTCAGAGGGTGACCGCCAGCACCGGCGGGGCCGGGGAGGACCACCGGTGGCCGCAGGGCTCGAAGACCAGCACCACCGGCTGTCCCGGCCGTTGGCGCCAGGAGATGCGTTCCGCCGCGCCGTCGCATACCGGACAGCAGGGCAGCGGGCCGGGCTCCGGAGGGCACTCGGGCGCGGCCGCGAGCGGGGTGGAGTGCGGATCGCGCATGGAGGCTCCCTGGTCGTGCGGTTGGGCTGATCGCACTGTGCCATGGCGGAGCCCTGGTCCGCACGGGCGAATCGTCCAGGGTTTTGGCTGGTCAGAGGTGTGGTCCGGGGGAGGATTCCGGTCCTCTTGGGGGCACTTGGTGATCAACCGCACGCACCACCGGCCGCCACCAGGCCCGATGCCGCTCCGGTGCTCCGGGGTCCACGCCGCGTGGACCCCGGAGCGCGCACGGTCAGGCCAGCTTGTCGACCTCGGGGTGCTCGGCGAGCCAGGCGCGGACCGCCTGCTGCTCCTTGCCCTTGCCGGTCTCCTGGATCTTCGCCTCCAGGCCGGTCAGCTGCTGCTCGGTGAGCTTGAAGGAGCTCAGCCACCGCGCCACGTCGGGCTCGTCGGCGGCGAAGCCCTTGCGGGCCAGGGTGTGGATGCCGTCGCCCTTGCCCCAGACCCCCTTCGGGTCCTCGAGCTTGGTCAGCTCGTACGAGGAGTACGCCCAGTGCGGGGACCACAGCACGGCCACGACGGGCTCCTTCTTGTCGTAGGCGCGCTTGAGCTCGGCGAGCATGCCAGGGGTGGAGCCGTCGACGACCTCGTACTCGCCCTCCAGGCCGTACTCCTTGAGGACCTTGTCCTTCAGGATCGACATGACGCCCGCACTCGGCTCGATGCCGATGATGCGGCCCTTGAACTGCGCGGACTTGCCCTTGAGGTCGGCGAGCGAGCGCACGTCCTTCACGTACGAGGGCACGGACAGCTCCAGCGAGGTGGGGCCGTACCAGGAGCCGAGGTCCTCCAGCTTGTTGCCGTACTTCTCCATGTACTGGGCGTGGGTGACGGGCAGCCAGGCGTCGGTCTGGAAGTCCAGCTGGCCGCCGGCCAGGCCGGTGTAGAGCGCGCCGGCCTCCAGCTGGCGGGCCTCGACCTTGAAGCCGCGCCGCTCCAGGAGCTCCTTCCACAGGAAGGTGGAGGCGATGCCCTCGTCCCAGGGGATGTAGCCGACGGAGACCGTGCGGCCCTTGCCTGTGTTCGCGGCGCCGGCCGGTCCTTCCTCGGCGGCCGAGCCGCCGAAGGTGCTGAGGCCCCCGGCGACCAGGGCCAGGACGACGGCCCCGGCGATGGCGTAGGCGGGCTGGGGG is a genomic window containing:
- a CDS encoding DUF6817 domain-containing protein, whose translation is MSDRAVTWLRELGAERIAHPGGTLLAHLGRVRELLASWGARPALQQAGLCHAFYGTDGFATALLPLSRRAELAAVIGAEAEGIVYFYAACDRAASYPTLGEGEAAFRDRFTGRVHSPALELRRDFAELSAANELDLARIDPAFREAWGAELLALFGRFRGLLSEPAWRECQAGLVG
- a CDS encoding TIM-barrel domain-containing protein; this translates as MSTNGYGVMRNTWAPGSYAFNAPTSLTHNESRFDAWYFTGDSLKSVLDAYTDVSGKPFMAPMWGFELGNADCFNASNPDYQGDHNRLRHQTTPDVVGYAADARAADMPSGWFLPNDGYGCGYTAPLKSTVDALKAKGFQTGLWTSTGLGSIGDEVGTAGSRGVKTDVAWIGSGYKYAFNGVQQAVDGIEKNSDARRYVWTVDGWAGTQRNAVVWTGDTNGTWDDMRWHVPAITGAGLSALNYASGDVDGIFGGSPKTYTRDLQWKAFTPAFMTMSGWGATGPSAGYQDKQPWRFAEPYLSINRKYLQLKMRLMPYLYTMSKTANETGVPSTRAMVLEYPDDPVARGNLTSGQFMAGDSLLVAPVVSDTSVRDGIYLPAGTWTDYWTGRTYAGPGWLNGYQAPLDTLPLFVKGGAIVPMWPQMNYTGEKAVSTLTYDIHPRGSSSFSLYEDDGRTRAHQSGAFARQQVDVTAPASGTGTVTVSVGAPTGSYTGKPASRGYEFTLHVASAPTALTADGAALARLTSKAAYDAAASGWFFDPSDRSGVLWVKTGAKPGAFSVSATGTTIPAAGALPSSSPIAQSGWSLVSADSQETAAENGAAANAFDGNPATLWHTAWSSGKPAALPHEIQLDLGARYAVDGLGYLPRQDSGVNGRIGDYEVYVSDTTADWGSPVASGTFADTAAAKSAALSVKSGRYLRLKALTEAGGRGPWTSAAEITLTGRPAPLPADATLVNAASASCVDLPHSATTPGTEPTLYTCHGGPNQRWTLQSDGRLTGLAGVCLDGADAARVTIRTCDGSAGQTWQAGPQSTLRTAGQCLTPAGSGTANGTLLTRAACDNTPAQRWTFTP
- a CDS encoding LysR family transcriptional regulator, with amino-acid sequence MTLDDLRVFVAVCRAGSLSAVARDLGRTQSAVSQHVRRLEKQTGATLLERHARGVVPTEAGRILQAAAADGIAGLDGALRRLDDLVRGGGGSVRVTTGATTVRHFMSEAVVTFRRRHPGVSLEFQTENSSRSCFDALAADDLDLAWITIGAPVRGIEQRPVMELPWVLAVGADDSLAARPRIELADLSGIRHVRLPENSASRARLDAAFAEAGIRVRSDTSVADWDTALLLAELGLGHAVVPALPGWRVPGTDGPLRLVPIPALPPLAVGWAVRRWSALAPPARAFAAEVARSCTARAAAR
- a CDS encoding ABC transporter permease/substrate binding protein produces the protein MPRLHLGAWVDSGVDFLQRHLSWLFDAISALVTGLYDGIDAVLSAPAPLLFAGILAVGAWWLRGLLAGLLAFAGFALVDSVGLWSEAMSTLSLVLVATLVTLVFAVPLGIWASRSDRVSAVLRPVLDFMQTMPAMVYLIPGIIFFGVGVVPGIIATIIFSLPPGVRMTELGIRQVDPELVEAADAFGTTPRDTLVRVQLPLALPTIMAGVNQVIMLGLSMVVIAGMVGGGGLGGAVYRAIGNVDIGLGFEAGISIVILAMYLDRMTGALGRQVSPLGRRALAKARSAATGAAKVWNHRPQPAYAIAGAVVLALVAGGLSTFGGSAAEEGPAGAANTGKGRTVSVGYIPWDEGIASTFLWKELLERRGFKVEARQLEAGALYTGLAGGQLDFQTDAWLPVTHAQYMEKYGNKLEDLGSWYGPTSLELSVPSYVKDVRSLADLKGKSAQFKGRIIGIEPSAGVMSILKDKVLKEYGLEGEYEVVDGSTPGMLAELKRAYDKKEPVVAVLWSPHWAYSSYELTKLEDPKGVWGKGDGIHTLARKGFAADEPDVARWLSSFKLTEQQLTGLEAKIQETGKGKEQQAVRAWLAEHPEVDKLA